A genomic region of Miscanthus floridulus cultivar M001 unplaced genomic scaffold, ASM1932011v1 fs_910_1_2, whole genome shotgun sequence contains the following coding sequences:
- the LOC136533530 gene encoding L-type lectin-domain containing receptor kinase IX.1-like — protein sequence MLEESLGTRLGDHGAWWHTTRAVMGTAGYIDPEFVNTHHPSTYSDVYSFGIVLLEIVSGRCPVILLEGGAHFILVKWMWGLYGRNAILDAADERLRSGGNEADDRCMERVLIVGLWCAHPDPSERPSIAQAMHVLQSENARLPALTPQMYRTVSEFAVTGCAIGALSVQGSSSTTMTTAGHSKVSSELASSALLRDSKELA from the coding sequence ATGCTGGAAGAGTCCCTCGGCACCAGGCTTGGCGACCACGGCGCGTGGTGGCACACCACCCGGGCCGTGATGGGCACCGCGGGGTACATCGACCCAGAGTTTGTCAACACGCACCACCCGAGCACCTACTCCGATGTCTACAGCTTCGGTATCGTCCTCCTCGAGATTGTCTCCGGCCGGTGCCCTGTGATCCTGCTGGAAGGCGGAGCGCACTTCATCCTGGTCAAGTGGATGTGGGGCCTGTACGGCCGGAATGCAATCCTCGACGCGGCGGACGAGCGACTGAGGTCCGGCGGCAACGAAGCCGATGACAGGTGCATGGAGAGGGTGCTCATCGTCGGGCTGTGGTGCGCCCACCCTGACCCGAGCGAGCGCCCGTCGATCGCGCAGGCTATGCATGTCCTGCAGTCGGAGAACGCTAGGCTTCCGGCGCTCACGCCGCAGATGTACAGGACGGTGTCGGAGTTTGCCGTCACTGGATGTGCTATCGGCGCCTTGTCCGTTCAGGGCTCCTCTTCCACGACCATGACAACCGCCGGCCACTCCAAGGTCTCTTCCGAGTTGGCGTCCTCGGCCTTGCTCCGGGATTCAAAAGAGTTGGCTTGA
- the LOC136533529 gene encoding agglutinin-2-like isoform X3, translated as MANFTTTFSFRISLDPRTYSPGDGMAFFLGHFASDIPSNSTGGSLGLLPHNTNGTGDGTIVAVEFDTHLNPENADISYSHVAIDVNSVKSTATKDTTSPTKNLTSSSSVMTATVRYVNVTKLLAIQLVINGTSYNVNTTVDLRSYLPERVAVGFSAATGYAGELHQILSWSFTSTLQEPPALLPVLTPDNIQNSKKRSVGTVTVAVLVPLLFLFVCAAVQTSDA; from the coding sequence ATGGCCAACTTCACTACCACCTTCTCCTTCCGGATCAGTCTGGACCCAAGGACGTATTCTCCTGGTGATGGGATGGCGTTCTTCCTCGGGCATTTTGCGTCAGATATCCCGAGCAACAGCACAGGGGGCAGCTTGGGCCTCCTCCCGCACAACACCAACGGCACCGGCGACGGCACCATCGTTGCCGTCGAGTTCGACACCCATCTGAATCCGGAAAACGCTGATATCAGCTACAGCCATGTGGCCATCGACGTCAACTCCGTCAAATCCACGGCAACCAAGGACACTACCTCGCCGACCAAGAACCTCACGTCCTCCAGCTCCGTGATGACGGCAACCGTGAGGTACGTCAACGTCACCAAGTTGCTCGCCATCCAACTCGTCATCAACGGCACATCATACAACGTCAACACGACCGTTGATCTGAGGAGCTACCTGCCAGAGCGTGTCGCCGTGGGATTCTCAGCGGCGACGGGCTACGCCGGCGAGCTGCACCAGATACTGTCATGGTCATTCACATCCACTCTGCAGGAACCACCGGCACTGCTGCCGGTTCTGACGCCTGACAACATCCAGAATTCCAAGAAGAGATCAGTAGGAACCGTGACAGTCGCCGTGCTAGTGCCTCTGCTATTTCTATTCGTGTGTGCAGCCGTGcagacgtcggatgcctaa
- the LOC136533529 gene encoding anti-H(O) lectin-like isoform X2, giving the protein MIIFLPNTHHITMAAVTVSSCPPFLVLSSCLYYCFLMPAAIHVPHVGSLSFNLSFSQPQSPGLSQLINCTGDAMLTQDTLELTRKFDQSSEGSVGRAKYTKPVPLWDGATSEMANFTTTFSFRISLDPRTYSPGDGMAFFLGHFASDIPSNSTGGSLGLLPHNTNGTGDGTIVAVEFDTHLNPENADISYSHVAIDVNSVKSTATKDTTSPTKNLTSSSSVMTATVRYVNVTKLLAIQLVINGTSYNVNTTVDLRSYLPERVAVGFSAATGYAGELHQILSWSFTSTLQEPPALLPVLTPDNIQNSKKRSVGTVTVAVLVPLLFLFVCAAVQTSDA; this is encoded by the exons atgatcatctTTCTTCCCAACACACATCACATAACCATGGCCGCAGTGACAGTGAGCTCTTGTCCCCCCTTCCTCGTCTTGTCCTCATGCCTCTACTACTGCTTCTTGATGCCCGCCGCCATCCATGTCCCTCACGTTGGCTCCCTGTCCTTCAACCTCAGCTTCTCCCAACCCCAAAGCCCTGGTCTGTCTCAGCTGATAAACTGCACCGGCGACGCCATGCTCACTCAAGATACACTTGAGCTGACACGTAA GTTTGACCAGAGCAGCGAAGGCAGCGTCGGCAGAGCCAAGTACACGAAGCCAGTGCCGCTGTGGGATGGAGCCACCAGCGAGATGGCCAACTTCACTACCACCTTCTCCTTCCGGATCAGTCTGGACCCAAGGACGTATTCTCCTGGTGATGGGATGGCGTTCTTCCTCGGGCATTTTGCGTCAGATATCCCGAGCAACAGCACAGGGGGCAGCTTGGGCCTCCTCCCGCACAACACCAACGGCACCGGCGACGGCACCATCGTTGCCGTCGAGTTCGACACCCATCTGAATCCGGAAAACGCTGATATCAGCTACAGCCATGTGGCCATCGACGTCAACTCCGTCAAATCCACGGCAACCAAGGACACTACCTCGCCGACCAAGAACCTCACGTCCTCCAGCTCCGTGATGACGGCAACCGTGAGGTACGTCAACGTCACCAAGTTGCTCGCCATCCAACTCGTCATCAACGGCACATCATACAACGTCAACACGACCGTTGATCTGAGGAGCTACCTGCCAGAGCGTGTCGCCGTGGGATTCTCAGCGGCGACGGGCTACGCCGGCGAGCTGCACCAGATACTGTCATGGTCATTCACATCCACTCTGCAGGAACCACCGGCACTGCTGCCGGTTCTGACGCCTGACAACATCCAGAATTCCAAGAAGAGATCAGTAGGAACCGTGACAGTCGCCGTGCTAGTGCCTCTGCTATTTCTATTCGTGTGTGCAGCCGTGcagacgtcggatgcctaa
- the LOC136533527 gene encoding suppressor of mec-8 and unc-52 protein homolog 2-like codes for MMLFKPRWQLLDIKQAKGRLHRWDIETEEEWAKYNDQKEAMPKAASQFGVKMQDGRKTRKQNKDQKLTNDLHKINKILARKKGKKDGVEDGGHYSLR; via the exons ATGATGCTGTTCAAGCCCAGATGGCAGCTGCTGGATATCAAG CAGGCGAAGGGCCGCCTTCACAGGTGGGACATTGAGACTGAAGAGGAGTGGGCCAAGTACAACGATCAGAAAGAAGCCATGCCGAAGGCTGCCTCCCAGTTTGGGGTGAAGATGCAGGACGGCAGGAAGACCAGGAAGCAGAACAAGGACCAGAAGCTCACGAATGACCTCCACAAGATCAACAAGATCCTGGCTAGGaagaagggcaagaaagatgggGTGGAAGATGGCGGACACTACTCGCTACGATGA
- the LOC136533526 gene encoding vegetative cell wall protein gp1-like — MVTRPLLCLAAAPCPAALPARHSAPGCPAPPAVARPAPCAPRRPPPHHPARPAPARAQPPPPPRAPRRSAPGCPTPTTMPPRAAPRPAATATPRAPGPRPLEEEGGRVGHRRSPTPPLASTRRRCPAAATSPAGRPAPRRRRTSAPSADHRRRRRTPRHPPTPSMLSAVPAPVPRCPAPAP; from the coding sequence ATGGTGACGCGGCCGCTGCTTTGCCTCGCCGCTGCCCCGTGCCCCGCCGCCCTCCCGGCCCGCCACAGCGCGCCCGGCTGCCCTGCGCCCCCCGCCGTAGCGCGGCCGGCGCCCTGCGCGCCCCGCCGCCCACCACCGCACCACCCGGCGCGCCCCGCGCCGGCCCGCGCccagccgccaccgccaccccgcgcgccccGCCGCAGCGCGCCCGGCTGCCCCACGCCCACCACCATGCCGCCGCGcgccgccccgcgcccggccgccaccgccaccccacGGGCCCCCGGCCCCCGGCCgctagaggaggagggaggaagagTAGGCCACCGGAGGAGCCCCACCCCGCCGCTCGCCTCAACCCGCCGGAGGTGCCCCGCCGCGGCCACGTCGCCCGCCGGCCGGCCCgccccgaggaggaggagaacctccgcgccatccgccgaccaccggagaaggaggaggaccccACGCCACCCGCCAACCCCATCCATGCTGTCCGCTGTGCCCGCCCCCGTTCCGAGGTGCCCCGCCCCGGCCCCTTGA
- the LOC136533529 gene encoding anti-H(O) lectin-like isoform X1, whose product MIIFLPNTHHITMAAVTVSSCPPFLVLSSCLYYCFLMPAAIHVPHVGSLSFNLSFSQPQSPGLSQLINCTGDAMLTQDTLELTRNRFDQSSEGSVGRAKYTKPVPLWDGATSEMANFTTTFSFRISLDPRTYSPGDGMAFFLGHFASDIPSNSTGGSLGLLPHNTNGTGDGTIVAVEFDTHLNPENADISYSHVAIDVNSVKSTATKDTTSPTKNLTSSSSVMTATVRYVNVTKLLAIQLVINGTSYNVNTTVDLRSYLPERVAVGFSAATGYAGELHQILSWSFTSTLQEPPALLPVLTPDNIQNSKKRSVGTVTVAVLVPLLFLFVCAAVQTSDA is encoded by the exons atgatcatctTTCTTCCCAACACACATCACATAACCATGGCCGCAGTGACAGTGAGCTCTTGTCCCCCCTTCCTCGTCTTGTCCTCATGCCTCTACTACTGCTTCTTGATGCCCGCCGCCATCCATGTCCCTCACGTTGGCTCCCTGTCCTTCAACCTCAGCTTCTCCCAACCCCAAAGCCCTGGTCTGTCTCAGCTGATAAACTGCACCGGCGACGCCATGCTCACTCAAGATACACTTGAGCTGACAC GTAACAGGTTTGACCAGAGCAGCGAAGGCAGCGTCGGCAGAGCCAAGTACACGAAGCCAGTGCCGCTGTGGGATGGAGCCACCAGCGAGATGGCCAACTTCACTACCACCTTCTCCTTCCGGATCAGTCTGGACCCAAGGACGTATTCTCCTGGTGATGGGATGGCGTTCTTCCTCGGGCATTTTGCGTCAGATATCCCGAGCAACAGCACAGGGGGCAGCTTGGGCCTCCTCCCGCACAACACCAACGGCACCGGCGACGGCACCATCGTTGCCGTCGAGTTCGACACCCATCTGAATCCGGAAAACGCTGATATCAGCTACAGCCATGTGGCCATCGACGTCAACTCCGTCAAATCCACGGCAACCAAGGACACTACCTCGCCGACCAAGAACCTCACGTCCTCCAGCTCCGTGATGACGGCAACCGTGAGGTACGTCAACGTCACCAAGTTGCTCGCCATCCAACTCGTCATCAACGGCACATCATACAACGTCAACACGACCGTTGATCTGAGGAGCTACCTGCCAGAGCGTGTCGCCGTGGGATTCTCAGCGGCGACGGGCTACGCCGGCGAGCTGCACCAGATACTGTCATGGTCATTCACATCCACTCTGCAGGAACCACCGGCACTGCTGCCGGTTCTGACGCCTGACAACATCCAGAATTCCAAGAAGAGATCAGTAGGAACCGTGACAGTCGCCGTGCTAGTGCCTCTGCTATTTCTATTCGTGTGTGCAGCCGTGcagacgtcggatgcctaa